Proteins encoded by one window of Modestobacter marinus:
- a CDS encoding alpha-1,4-glucan--maltose-1-phosphate maltosyltransferase, with protein MTGRADLRLGISDVAPVVSCGSFSTRAVVGEHLPITATVFREGHDAVAANVVFTPPGEEPSAVPLLRMTKYGPEPDRWTATVVPDREGLWTYQVEAWDDPLSTWHHDVEVKVEAGQGPDELANDLESGARLLEEVAAAAPEEHRAALTGAAAALRDGSLELTARIAPALSPALQRVLHDHPVRRLVTGSQRHELWVDRSRALYGSWYEFFPRSEGPVVGGSPTHGTFAQAAERLPAIAEMGFDVVYLPPIHPIGKVNRKGKNNTLVAQPDDVGSPWAIGSDEGGHDAVHPQLGTLDDFKAFVGRTRGLGMEVALDLALQAAPDHPWVTSHPEWFTTKPDGTIAYAENPPKKYQDIYPINFDNDPDGIYAEVLRVVRHWMDAGVRVFRVDNPHTKPLNFWHWLIWEVKKTDPDVVFLAEAFTRPAMMHQLARIGFTQSYTYFTWRTEKWELEEYGRELATNAHYMRPNFFVNTPDILHESLQVGGPPMFKIRAVLASMMSPTWGVYSGYELFEHVGLRPGSEEYLDTEKFQLRPRDWAAAEASGRTLAPYLRRLNEIRRAHPALQQLRTLRFHAIDNPNLLCFSKTDPGSDDCVLVVVSLNSTYTQIGTTALDMPALGLDWSDRFSVTDDITGAHYDWGQANYVELDPYREPAHVFTVHRSVSGSLPPQ; from the coding sequence ATGACTGGCCGCGCTGACCTCCGCCTCGGCATCTCCGATGTCGCCCCCGTCGTGTCCTGCGGGTCGTTCTCGACCCGCGCCGTGGTCGGTGAACACCTGCCGATCACCGCCACCGTCTTCCGCGAGGGCCACGACGCCGTGGCCGCGAACGTGGTGTTCACGCCTCCGGGCGAGGAACCCTCGGCGGTGCCGCTGCTGCGGATGACGAAGTACGGCCCCGAGCCCGACCGCTGGACCGCCACCGTCGTGCCCGACCGCGAGGGGCTGTGGACCTACCAGGTCGAGGCCTGGGACGACCCGCTGAGCACCTGGCACCACGACGTCGAGGTGAAGGTCGAGGCCGGCCAGGGCCCCGACGAGCTGGCCAACGACCTGGAGTCCGGCGCCCGGCTGCTCGAGGAGGTGGCCGCCGCCGCCCCCGAGGAGCACCGTGCCGCGCTCACCGGTGCGGCCGCCGCACTGCGCGACGGGTCGCTGGAGCTGACCGCGCGGATCGCCCCCGCCCTCTCCCCCGCGCTGCAGCGGGTGCTGCACGACCACCCGGTGCGCCGGCTGGTCACCGGGTCGCAGCGGCACGAGCTGTGGGTCGACCGGTCGCGTGCCCTCTACGGCTCCTGGTACGAGTTCTTCCCCCGCTCGGAGGGCCCGGTCGTCGGCGGCAGCCCGACGCACGGGACGTTCGCCCAGGCCGCCGAGCGGCTGCCGGCGATCGCCGAGATGGGCTTCGACGTGGTCTACCTGCCGCCGATCCACCCGATCGGCAAGGTCAACCGCAAGGGCAAGAACAACACCCTGGTGGCGCAGCCGGACGACGTCGGCTCACCGTGGGCCATCGGCAGCGACGAGGGCGGCCACGACGCCGTCCACCCGCAGCTGGGCACCCTCGACGACTTCAAGGCCTTCGTCGGCCGCACCCGCGGGCTGGGCATGGAGGTCGCCCTCGACCTGGCGCTGCAGGCCGCGCCGGACCACCCCTGGGTCACCTCGCACCCGGAGTGGTTCACCACCAAGCCCGACGGCACGATCGCCTACGCGGAGAACCCGCCGAAGAAGTACCAGGACATCTACCCGATCAACTTCGACAACGACCCCGACGGCATCTACGCCGAGGTGCTGCGGGTCGTGCGGCACTGGATGGACGCCGGGGTGCGGGTGTTCCGGGTGGACAACCCGCACACCAAGCCGCTGAACTTCTGGCACTGGCTGATCTGGGAGGTCAAGAAGACCGACCCCGACGTGGTCTTCCTGGCCGAGGCGTTCACCCGGCCGGCGATGATGCACCAGCTGGCGCGGATCGGCTTCACCCAGAGCTACACCTACTTCACCTGGCGCACCGAGAAGTGGGAGCTGGAGGAGTACGGCCGCGAGCTGGCGACCAACGCGCACTACATGCGGCCCAACTTCTTCGTGAACACCCCGGACATCCTGCACGAGTCCCTGCAGGTGGGCGGCCCGCCGATGTTCAAGATCCGCGCGGTGCTGGCCTCGATGATGAGCCCGACCTGGGGCGTCTACTCCGGGTACGAGCTGTTCGAGCACGTCGGGCTGCGGCCGGGCAGCGAGGAGTACCTGGACACCGAGAAGTTCCAACTGCGCCCGCGTGACTGGGCCGCCGCCGAGGCCTCCGGTCGCACCCTGGCGCCCTACCTGCGCCGGCTCAACGAGATCCGGCGCGCGCACCCGGCCCTGCAGCAGCTGCGCACGCTGCGGTTCCACGCGATCGACAACCCGAACCTGCTCTGCTTCTCCAAGACCGACCCCGGTTCCGACGACTGCGTGCTGGTGGTGGTGTCGCTCAACAGCACCTACACCCAGATCGGGACGACCGCCCTGGACATGCCCGCCCTGGGCCTGGACTGGTCGGACCGCTTCTCGGTGACCGACGACATCACCGGCGCCCACTA
- the glgP gene encoding alpha-glucan family phosphorylase, with product MRALRRLTVRASLPEALMPLSQLVTNLRWSWHPETRDLFEALDPELWASCGGDPVKVLGEVSAERLAALADDPGFLEQLTTVAADLREYLDAPHWYQSLGADAPATIAYFSAEFGITEVLPQYSGGLGILAGDHLKAASDLGVPLIGVGLLYRSGYFSQGLSADGWQLEHYPALDPHGLPLKLVRDADRNAVVIAVPLPEGRTLYAHVYRAQVGRVSLLLLDSDIEENSPAERGVTDRLYGGGEDHRLRQEMLLGIGGVRALRAYCSLTGTPPPEVFHANEGHAGFQGIERIRELTESHGLSFPEALQAVRGGTVFTTHTPVPAGIDRFPKALIERYFAGFGVPVDQLLPLGAEEDPSKFNMAHMGLRLGQRANGVSELHGHVSRDMFGPLWPGFDPDDVPIGSITNGVHAPTWTARELVELGTQTTSQGDPLEVDGEVHFDGVDRVPAAELWRTRRLLRGRLVEEVRRRVRATALSRGAAEAELDWTETAFDPDVLTIGFARRVPSYKRLTLMLRDPARLKALLLDEERPVQLVIAGKSHPADDGGKQLIQQMVKFADDPEIRHRIAFLPNYDIGMARYLYWGCDVWLNNPLRPLEACGTSGMKSALNGGLNLSIRDGWWDEWFDGQNGWAIPTADGVEDPERRDDVEAQAIYDLLHRQVVPRFYEVDDEGVPSRWVEMVRDTLRETGPKVLATRMVRDYVQRLYVPAAGAARSMAAGGYEPARAEAAWRAKLLEHWPGVRVAHVEATGVGETPEIGGGIDLRAEVELPGLAPSDVLVEAAYGRVDDADGLHQVTTLELRHDGAEGSRHWFTGTVPLTRTGAFGYTVRVLPHSAHLVVPAELGVVVNA from the coding sequence GTGCGAGCCCTCCGCAGACTCACCGTCCGCGCCTCCCTCCCCGAGGCACTGATGCCGCTGTCGCAGCTGGTCACCAACCTGCGCTGGTCCTGGCACCCGGAGACCCGCGACCTCTTCGAGGCGCTGGACCCGGAGCTCTGGGCGAGTTGCGGCGGCGACCCGGTCAAGGTCCTCGGCGAGGTCAGCGCCGAACGGCTGGCGGCGCTGGCCGACGACCCCGGCTTCCTGGAGCAGCTGACGACGGTCGCCGCCGACCTGCGCGAGTACCTGGACGCCCCGCACTGGTACCAGTCGCTGGGCGCCGACGCGCCGGCCACCATCGCCTACTTCTCCGCCGAGTTCGGCATCACCGAGGTCCTGCCGCAGTACTCCGGCGGCCTGGGCATCCTGGCCGGTGACCACCTCAAGGCCGCCTCGGACCTGGGCGTCCCGCTGATCGGGGTGGGCCTGCTCTACCGGTCGGGCTACTTCTCCCAGGGCCTGTCCGCCGACGGCTGGCAGCTGGAGCACTACCCGGCGCTGGACCCGCACGGCCTGCCGCTGAAGCTCGTGCGCGACGCCGACCGCAACGCCGTGGTGATCGCCGTGCCGCTGCCGGAGGGGCGCACGCTGTACGCCCACGTGTACCGCGCCCAGGTCGGCCGGGTGTCGCTGCTGCTGCTCGACAGCGACATCGAGGAGAACAGCCCCGCCGAGCGCGGGGTCACCGACCGGCTCTACGGCGGGGGTGAGGACCACCGGCTCCGCCAGGAGATGCTGCTGGGCATCGGTGGGGTCCGCGCGCTGCGCGCCTACTGCTCGCTGACCGGCACCCCGCCGCCGGAGGTCTTCCACGCCAACGAGGGGCACGCCGGCTTCCAGGGCATCGAGCGGATCCGGGAGCTCACCGAGTCCCACGGCCTGTCCTTCCCCGAGGCGCTCCAGGCGGTGCGCGGCGGCACGGTCTTCACCACCCACACCCCGGTGCCCGCGGGCATCGACCGTTTCCCGAAGGCGCTGATCGAGCGCTACTTCGCCGGCTTCGGCGTCCCCGTCGACCAGCTGCTGCCGCTGGGCGCGGAGGAGGACCCGAGCAAGTTCAACATGGCCCACATGGGGCTGCGGCTGGGGCAGCGGGCCAACGGCGTGAGCGAGCTGCACGGCCACGTCAGCCGGGACATGTTCGGCCCGCTGTGGCCGGGCTTCGACCCCGACGACGTCCCGATCGGGTCGATCACCAACGGGGTGCACGCCCCGACCTGGACCGCGCGCGAGCTGGTGGAGCTGGGCACCCAGACCACCAGCCAGGGCGACCCGCTCGAGGTGGACGGCGAGGTGCACTTCGACGGCGTCGACCGGGTCCCCGCCGCCGAGCTGTGGCGCACCCGCCGGCTGCTCCGCGGCCGGCTGGTCGAGGAGGTGCGCCGCCGGGTGCGGGCGACGGCGCTGTCCCGCGGGGCGGCGGAGGCCGAGCTGGACTGGACCGAGACCGCGTTCGACCCGGACGTGCTGACCATCGGCTTCGCCCGCCGGGTGCCCTCCTACAAGCGGCTCACCCTCATGCTGCGCGACCCGGCGCGGCTCAAGGCCCTGCTGCTGGACGAGGAGCGGCCGGTCCAGCTGGTCATCGCCGGCAAGAGCCACCCGGCCGACGACGGCGGCAAGCAGCTGATCCAGCAGATGGTGAAGTTCGCCGACGACCCGGAGATCCGGCACCGGATCGCCTTCCTGCCCAACTACGACATCGGCATGGCCCGCTACCTGTACTGGGGCTGCGACGTCTGGCTGAACAACCCGCTGCGGCCGCTGGAGGCGTGTGGCACGTCGGGGATGAAGTCCGCGCTCAACGGCGGGCTCAACCTCTCCATCCGCGACGGGTGGTGGGACGAGTGGTTCGACGGCCAGAACGGCTGGGCGATCCCGACCGCCGACGGCGTCGAGGACCCGGAGCGGCGGGACGACGTCGAGGCCCAGGCCATCTACGACCTCCTCCACCGGCAGGTGGTCCCGCGCTTCTACGAGGTCGACGACGAGGGCGTCCCGTCCCGCTGGGTGGAGATGGTCCGGGACACCCTCCGCGAGACCGGGCCGAAGGTGCTGGCCACCCGGATGGTGCGGGACTACGTGCAGCGGCTCTACGTGCCGGCCGCCGGCGCCGCCCGGTCGATGGCCGCCGGCGGCTACGAGCCGGCCCGCGCCGAGGCGGCCTGGCGGGCGAAGCTGCTGGAGCACTGGCCCGGTGTCCGGGTGGCGCACGTGGAGGCGACCGGGGTGGGGGAGACCCCGGAGATCGGTGGCGGCATCGACCTGCGGGCGGAGGTGGAGCTGCCCGGGCTCGCCCCGTCCGACGTGCTGGTCGAGGCGGCCTACGGCCGGGTCGACGACGCCGACGGCCTGCACCAGGTCACCACGCTGGAGCTGCGGCACGACGGTGCGGAGGGCTCGCGGCACTGGTTCACCGGCACCGTGCCGCTGACCCGTACCGGTGCGTTCGGCTACACCGTTCGGGTGCTGCCGCACTCGGCGCACCTGGTGGTCCCCGCGGAGCTCGGGGTCGTCGTCAACGCCTGA
- a CDS encoding FHA domain-containing protein, with protein sequence MPDRCEVLPGDSVVARRGGGLLWVDAPGSPALVAALHACLGVSGPGAERVLGAVAGQVSRLADGPASFALVLADTSGGTGAGVALWSGKGQPAVDGVPVSGSSVDGCTLASGFAIGQTLYVGPGQPAAAMPPGVALDLVEGTVPGSGALLQLAAPAAPSVAVPPATALPSGESFTAGSDAGFGNSGRVASQPVGQGGEQTAFWRPEPPAAPVLRFDDGLVVTVDEDLVLGRRPDGHDLVTTGNARPVPIADTQNVLSSAHAAIQRAGREVSLTDLGSLNGTHVAGPEATEWTQLEPGVPHPLADGDRLLLGWTVITFEQAAE encoded by the coding sequence ATGCCCGACCGCTGTGAGGTCCTCCCCGGAGACTCTGTCGTCGCCCGCCGTGGTGGGGGCCTGCTGTGGGTCGACGCCCCCGGTTCGCCCGCGCTGGTGGCCGCCCTGCACGCCTGTCTGGGGGTCTCCGGCCCCGGCGCCGAACGCGTGCTCGGCGCCGTCGCCGGCCAGGTGTCCCGGCTCGCCGACGGGCCGGCGTCCTTCGCCCTCGTGCTCGCCGACACCTCCGGGGGCACCGGAGCGGGTGTCGCGCTCTGGTCGGGCAAGGGCCAGCCGGCCGTGGACGGCGTCCCGGTCTCCGGCTCCTCGGTCGACGGCTGCACGCTGGCCTCCGGGTTCGCCATCGGCCAGACCCTCTACGTCGGTCCGGGTCAGCCGGCCGCCGCGATGCCGCCGGGCGTCGCCCTCGACCTGGTCGAGGGCACCGTGCCCGGCTCGGGTGCGCTGCTGCAGCTCGCGGCCCCGGCGGCGCCGTCCGTCGCCGTGCCGCCGGCCACCGCGCTGCCCAGCGGCGAGTCCTTCACCGCCGGCTCCGACGCCGGGTTCGGCAACTCGGGCCGGGTCGCCAGCCAGCCGGTCGGCCAGGGCGGCGAGCAGACCGCCTTCTGGCGGCCCGAGCCCCCGGCGGCGCCGGTGCTGCGCTTCGACGACGGCTTGGTCGTCACCGTCGACGAGGACCTGGTGCTCGGTCGCCGTCCCGACGGCCACGACCTGGTGACCACCGGCAACGCCCGGCCGGTGCCGATCGCCGACACCCAGAACGTGCTCTCCTCCGCCCACGCCGCCATCCAGCGCGCCGGCCGGGAGGTCTCCCTGACCGACCTCGGCTCGCTCAACGGCACCCACGTCGCCGGCCCGGAGGCCACCGAGTGGACCCAGCTGGAGCCCGGCGTGCCGCACCCGCTCGCCGACGGCGACCGGCTGCTGCTCGGCTGGACCGTCATCACCTTCGAGCAGGCCGCGGAGTAA
- the glgX gene encoding glycogen debranching protein GlgX: protein MTAWTSDRPVEVWPGSAAPLGAHWDGTGTNFALWSAGASAVDLCLFDPDGTEHRQRLRETTHQVWHGRLPGVGPGQRYGYRVHGPYDPASGARYNPAKLLLDPYARAVDGELVLDDALFGWSSQDHSTADPTDSAPFVPRGVVIHDSFPWDGDHVLRTSWSDTVIYEVHVKSATMSHPDVPPALRGTYAGLAHPAFVEHLVSLGVTAVELLPVHHFVSEPHLLRRGLTNHWGYNTLGYFAPHAAYSSAGTGGEQVTEFKAMVKAMHAAGIEVILDVVYNHTAEGDHTGPTLSFRGIDNGGYYRLDGEDRSRYTDYTGCGNTLDVRRPAVLGLLMDSLRYWVTEMHVDGFRFDLASALARSMHDVDRLSAFFDVVHQDPVVSTVKLIAEPWDVGEGGYQVGNFPPPWTEWNGKYRDTVRDVWSGAQVGVRDLAYRLTGSSDLYRSDGRRPFASVNFVTAHDGFTLADLVAYEQKRNEANGEDNRDGESHNRNWNCGVEGPTDDPAVRELRARQVRNHLATLLLSTGVPMLTAGDELGRTQGGNNNAYCQDNEVSWLDWGAIDPDLWSFVSTLVGLRRRSPVLRQEAFFEGTEIAGTGGTRDLAWFAPGGHQLTSSDWFDTGLQTLGMYLDGRGLRHRDERGRPVLDDSWLIWLHAGPDPIDVVLPGAPWGDGYELVLATEYPAGTPPEPTALPPGPAQLPGHSVWAMRVVRHA, encoded by the coding sequence GTGACCGCATGGACGAGTGACCGACCGGTGGAGGTCTGGCCCGGCTCGGCGGCGCCGCTGGGCGCCCACTGGGACGGCACGGGCACCAACTTCGCGCTGTGGTCGGCCGGCGCGTCCGCGGTCGACCTGTGCCTGTTCGACCCCGACGGCACCGAGCACCGGCAGCGGCTGCGGGAGACCACCCACCAGGTGTGGCACGGCCGGCTGCCCGGCGTCGGCCCCGGCCAGCGCTACGGCTACCGGGTGCACGGCCCGTACGACCCCGCCTCGGGCGCCCGGTACAACCCGGCGAAGCTGCTGCTGGACCCCTACGCCCGCGCCGTGGACGGCGAGCTGGTGCTGGACGACGCCCTGTTCGGCTGGTCCTCGCAGGACCACTCCACCGCCGACCCCACCGACTCGGCGCCGTTCGTGCCCCGCGGGGTGGTCATCCACGACTCGTTCCCCTGGGACGGCGACCACGTGCTGCGCACCTCCTGGAGCGACACGGTCATCTACGAGGTGCACGTCAAGAGCGCCACGATGAGCCACCCCGACGTCCCCCCGGCGCTGCGCGGCACCTACGCGGGCCTGGCCCACCCGGCGTTCGTCGAGCACCTGGTGTCCCTGGGCGTCACCGCGGTGGAGCTGCTGCCGGTGCACCACTTCGTCAGCGAGCCGCACCTGCTCCGCCGCGGGCTGACCAACCACTGGGGCTACAACACGCTCGGCTACTTCGCCCCGCACGCGGCCTACAGCTCGGCCGGGACGGGCGGGGAGCAGGTCACCGAGTTCAAGGCGATGGTCAAGGCGATGCACGCCGCGGGCATCGAGGTGATCCTCGACGTGGTCTACAACCACACCGCCGAGGGCGACCACACCGGGCCGACCCTGTCCTTCCGCGGCATCGACAACGGCGGCTACTACCGGCTCGACGGGGAGGACCGCTCCCGCTACACCGACTACACCGGCTGCGGGAACACCCTCGACGTCCGCCGGCCGGCCGTGCTCGGCCTGCTGATGGACTCGCTGCGCTACTGGGTCACCGAGATGCACGTCGACGGCTTCCGGTTCGACCTCGCCTCCGCCCTGGCCCGCTCGATGCACGACGTCGACCGGCTGTCGGCCTTCTTCGACGTGGTGCACCAGGACCCGGTGGTCAGCACCGTGAAGCTGATCGCCGAGCCGTGGGACGTCGGTGAGGGCGGCTACCAGGTCGGCAACTTCCCGCCGCCCTGGACGGAGTGGAACGGCAAGTACCGGGACACCGTGCGCGACGTCTGGTCCGGCGCGCAGGTGGGGGTGCGCGACCTGGCCTACCGGCTCACCGGCTCCTCCGACCTGTACCGCTCCGACGGCCGCCGTCCCTTCGCCTCGGTCAACTTCGTCACCGCCCACGACGGGTTCACTCTGGCCGACCTGGTCGCCTACGAGCAGAAGCGCAACGAGGCCAACGGCGAGGACAACCGGGACGGCGAGAGCCACAACCGCAACTGGAACTGCGGCGTCGAGGGCCCCACCGACGACCCGGCGGTGCGCGAGCTGCGGGCCCGGCAGGTGCGCAACCACCTGGCCACGCTGCTGCTGTCGACCGGGGTGCCGATGCTCACCGCCGGGGACGAGCTGGGGCGCACCCAGGGTGGCAACAACAACGCCTACTGCCAGGACAACGAGGTCTCCTGGCTCGACTGGGGGGCCATCGACCCCGACCTGTGGAGCTTCGTGTCCACCCTGGTGGGGCTGCGGCGGCGTTCCCCCGTGCTGCGGCAGGAGGCCTTCTTCGAGGGCACCGAGATCGCCGGCACCGGCGGCACCCGGGACCTGGCCTGGTTCGCCCCGGGCGGGCACCAGCTGACCAGCAGCGACTGGTTCGACACCGGCCTGCAGACCCTGGGGATGTACCTGGACGGCCGCGGCCTGCGGCACCGCGACGAGCGGGGCCGGCCGGTGCTCGACGACTCGTGGCTGATCTGGCTGCACGCCGGCCCCGACCCGATCGACGTCGTCCTCCCGGGCGCGCCCTGGGGCGACGGCTACGAGCTGGTGCTGGCCACCGAGTACCCGGCCGGCACCCCGCCCGAGCCGACCGCGCTGCCGCCGGGCCCGGCGCAGCTGCCCGGCCACTCCGTCTGGGCGATGCGGGTGGTCCGGCACGCCTGA
- a CDS encoding ABC transporter ATP-binding protein, producing MAGVWTEPVVEIRGVDVVRGQAHLLRAVDWTVRPDERWVLLGPNGAGKTTLLQLAGAQLHPSRGEVGILGETLGAVDVFELRPRIGFTSAAVAQRIAPGERVGDVVVSAGYAVVGRWRERYDVHDLTRAALLMQQWGVAPMAHRPFGTLSEGERKRTQIARALMTDPELLLLDEPGAGLDLGGREDLVARLSDLARDPNAPAQVLVTHHVEEIPPGYTHALLLRGGEVVGAGPVDEVLTGPLLSEAFGLPLDVQRERGRFSARRAA from the coding sequence ATGGCAGGCGTGTGGACTGAGCCGGTCGTCGAGATCCGCGGAGTGGACGTCGTCCGGGGCCAGGCGCACCTGTTGCGCGCGGTCGACTGGACGGTCCGGCCCGACGAGCGCTGGGTGCTGCTGGGCCCCAACGGGGCGGGGAAGACGACGCTGCTGCAGCTGGCCGGCGCGCAGCTGCACCCCTCCCGCGGCGAGGTGGGCATCCTCGGCGAGACGCTCGGGGCGGTCGACGTCTTCGAGCTGCGGCCGCGGATCGGCTTCACCAGTGCGGCGGTGGCGCAGCGGATCGCCCCGGGCGAGCGGGTCGGCGACGTGGTGGTGAGCGCCGGGTACGCCGTCGTCGGCCGCTGGCGGGAGCGCTACGACGTCCACGACCTCACCCGGGCGGCGCTGCTGATGCAGCAGTGGGGCGTGGCCCCGATGGCGCACCGTCCCTTCGGCACCCTGTCGGAGGGCGAGCGCAAGCGCACCCAGATCGCCCGCGCCCTGATGACCGACCCGGAGCTGCTGCTGCTCGACGAGCCCGGCGCCGGGCTGGACCTGGGTGGCCGCGAGGACCTGGTCGCCCGGCTGTCGGACCTGGCCCGCGACCCGAACGCGCCGGCGCAGGTGCTGGTCACCCACCACGTCGAGGAGATCCCGCCGGGGTACACCCACGCCCTGCTGCTGCGCGGGGGCGAGGTGGTCGGGGCCGGCCCGGTGGACGAGGTGCTGACCGGGCCGCTGCTGTCCGAGGCGTTCGGCCTCCCGCTGGACGTGCAGCGCGAGCGCGGGCGGTTCTCCGCCCGGCGCGCGGCCTAG
- a CDS encoding enoyl-CoA hydratase/isomerase family protein, with product MAAPEFVTLQVEDGVGTIRLDRPKMNAIDEQLHWEVRAAALEAGKDPEVRAVVLYGGERVFAAGADIKAMSQLTGASMVAWGRELTSSFTTVAHIPKPVIAAITGYALGGGYELALCADFRIMGRGAKVGQPEIQLGVIPGAGGSQRLARLVGPAKAKDLVFTGRHVGAEEALEMGLADAVVPDEEVYATAVAMARKFAAGPPLALAAAKRTIDEGLDGSLAAGLELESRLFAELFDTEDQATGMRSFLENGPGKATFTGR from the coding sequence ATGGCAGCACCCGAGTTCGTCACCCTCCAGGTCGAGGACGGCGTCGGCACCATCCGGCTCGACCGGCCGAAGATGAACGCGATCGACGAGCAGCTGCACTGGGAGGTCCGGGCCGCCGCGCTGGAGGCCGGCAAGGACCCGGAGGTCCGGGCCGTCGTCCTCTACGGCGGGGAGCGGGTGTTCGCCGCCGGGGCCGACATCAAGGCGATGTCCCAGCTGACCGGCGCGAGCATGGTCGCCTGGGGCCGGGAGCTCACCTCCTCCTTCACCACGGTCGCCCACATCCCGAAGCCGGTGATCGCCGCCATCACCGGCTACGCCCTCGGCGGCGGCTACGAGCTGGCGTTGTGCGCCGACTTCCGGATCATGGGCCGTGGCGCCAAGGTGGGGCAGCCGGAGATCCAGCTCGGCGTGATCCCGGGTGCCGGCGGCAGCCAGCGGCTGGCCCGGCTGGTCGGCCCGGCCAAGGCCAAGGACCTGGTGTTCACCGGCCGGCACGTGGGCGCCGAGGAGGCGCTGGAGATGGGGCTGGCCGACGCCGTCGTGCCCGACGAGGAGGTCTACGCGACCGCCGTGGCGATGGCCCGCAAGTTCGCCGCCGGCCCGCCGCTGGCGCTGGCCGCGGCGAAGCGGACCATCGACGAGGGCCTGGACGGCAGCCTCGCCGCCGGCCTGGAGCTGGAGAGCCGGCTGTTCGCCGAGCTGTTCGACACCGAGGACCAGGCGACCGGGATGCGCTCGTTCCTGGAGAACGGGCCCGGCAAGGCCACCTTCACCGGCCGCTGA
- a CDS encoding PLP-dependent cysteine synthase family protein, with product MTDARPTDLDPTDLDRSDLDRSDPGGRAWVERAVALVDADAHRSADTHLLVYPLPPEWGIDLYLKDESTHPTGSLKHRLARSLFLYALCSGQLHAGSTVVEASSGSTAVSEAYFARMLGLPFVAVMPATTSAEKIALIEFHGGRCHLVSDAGSVYDEARRIAAETGGHYLDQFTNAERATDWRGNNNIAESVFEQLSRERHPVPEWVVVGAGTGGTSATIGRYVRYRRLPTRLAVVDPEGSAFFPGWRDGDPAATGRGSRIEGIGRPRVEPSFVPTIVDRMVCVPDAASLAAMRHLEQVTGRRAGGSTGTNLWGAFGLIAEMLAAGRTGSVVTLLCDGGERYARTFHDDAWVAAQGLDLAPHAAVLAHFSRTGEWTAAR from the coding sequence GTGACCGACGCGCGCCCCACCGACCTCGATCCCACCGACCTCGACCGCTCCGACCTCGACCGCTCCGACCCCGGCGGGCGGGCCTGGGTGGAGCGGGCCGTCGCGCTGGTCGACGCCGACGCGCACCGGTCCGCCGACACCCACCTGCTGGTCTACCCGCTGCCGCCCGAGTGGGGCATCGACCTGTACCTGAAGGACGAGTCGACGCACCCGACCGGCAGCCTCAAGCACCGGCTGGCCCGCTCGCTGTTCCTGTACGCGCTGTGCTCGGGGCAGCTGCACGCGGGCAGCACCGTGGTGGAGGCCTCCAGCGGGTCGACGGCGGTCAGCGAGGCCTACTTCGCCCGGATGCTCGGCCTGCCCTTCGTCGCGGTGATGCCGGCGACGACCAGCGCGGAGAAGATCGCGCTCATCGAGTTCCACGGCGGCCGCTGCCACCTGGTGTCCGACGCGGGCAGCGTCTACGACGAGGCCCGGCGGATCGCGGCCGAGACCGGCGGGCACTACCTCGACCAGTTCACCAACGCCGAGCGGGCCACCGACTGGCGGGGGAACAACAACATCGCCGAGTCGGTCTTCGAGCAGCTGAGCCGGGAGCGGCACCCGGTGCCGGAGTGGGTCGTCGTCGGGGCGGGGACCGGCGGCACCAGTGCCACGATCGGCCGGTACGTCCGCTACCGCCGGCTCCCCACCCGGCTGGCCGTCGTCGACCCGGAGGGCTCGGCGTTCTTCCCCGGCTGGCGGGACGGCGATCCGGCCGCCACCGGTCGCGGCTCGCGGATCGAGGGCATCGGCCGCCCGCGGGTGGAGCCCTCGTTCGTCCCGACCATCGTCGACCGGATGGTCTGCGTGCCCGACGCCGCGTCCCTGGCCGCGATGCGGCACCTGGAGCAGGTCACCGGGCGCCGGGCGGGCGGGTCGACCGGCACCAACCTGTGGGGGGCCTTCGGGCTCATCGCCGAGATGCTCGCGGCCGGCCGCACCGGCAGCGTCGTCACGCTGCTGTGCGACGGCGGGGAGCGCTACGCCCGCACCTTCCACGACGACGCGTGGGTGGCGGCCCAGGGGCTGGACCTGGCGCCGCACGCCGCCGTCCTCGCCCACTTCAGCCGTACCGGGGAGTGGACGGCCGCCCGGTGA